From one Candidatus Limnocylindrales bacterium genomic stretch:
- a CDS encoding biopolymer transporter ExbD has product MALGKISLDDSGDSIMAEINITPLTDVFLVLLIIFMITTSAMVESAATVNLPKAQQVVEEARGLTVTVTADRRLFVNQLPVEMGQLEPTLRDLLADDPKKLVILQGDETVVLGQAVDILQAAKRAGATAISIAAQKAAPAPAP; this is encoded by the coding sequence ATGGCACTCGGTAAGATCTCGCTCGACGACTCGGGCGACTCGATCATGGCGGAGATCAACATCACTCCGCTGACCGACGTGTTCCTCGTGCTGCTGATTATCTTCATGATCACGACGTCGGCGATGGTCGAGTCGGCGGCCACCGTCAATCTGCCGAAAGCGCAGCAGGTGGTGGAGGAGGCGAGGGGACTGACGGTCACGGTCACGGCTGACCGCCGTCTGTTCGTCAACCAGCTTCCGGTCGAGATGGGCCAGCTCGAGCCGACGCTGCGCGACCTTCTCGCCGACGATCCGAAGAAGCTCGTCATTCTTCAGGGCGACGAGACCGTGGTGCTCGGCCAGGCCGTCGACATTCTGCAGGCCGCCAAGCGCGCCGGCGCAACGGCCATCTCGATCGCCGCCCAGAAAGCGGCCCCGGCGCCGGCGCCGTAG
- a CDS encoding MotA/TolQ/ExbB proton channel family protein, with the protein MDPTTTPQAVAQSISILDLVMQGWYVTYPLILMSIIVTSILIERIWALRGVARGIDGITEDACEKLGIGDPVAASGVLSGAMNVSPAARIYAPLVPLFGRCSTDDLLEYGERRRLEEVRRMKGSIWLLGTVAASAPFIGLLGTVIGIIKSFHQMAVMGTGGFAVVAAGISEALVATALGLLVAILALLFFNYFQVKIGNLDTQLRVGLGRFVEAAAASLALEDAGGMHGTR; encoded by the coding sequence ATGGATCCGACCACTACCCCGCAAGCCGTCGCGCAAAGCATCAGCATCCTCGATCTCGTGATGCAGGGCTGGTACGTGACGTACCCGCTGATCCTGATGTCGATCATCGTCACCAGCATCCTGATCGAGCGGATCTGGGCACTTCGCGGCGTCGCCAGAGGAATCGACGGGATCACCGAGGATGCGTGCGAGAAGCTCGGCATCGGCGATCCAGTGGCGGCGTCCGGCGTGCTGTCCGGCGCGATGAACGTTTCGCCGGCCGCGCGCATCTACGCGCCGCTGGTTCCGCTGTTCGGCCGCTGCAGCACCGACGACCTGCTCGAATACGGCGAACGGCGCCGACTCGAGGAAGTGCGCCGCATGAAGGGCAGCATCTGGCTGCTCGGAACCGTGGCGGCGTCGGCTCCGTTCATCGGTCTACTCGGCACGGTGATCGGCATCATCAAGTCGTTCCACCAGATGGCCGTGATGGGCACCGGCGGTTTCGCAGTCGTGGCCGCCGGCATCTCCGAAGCGCTGGTCGCAACCGCGCTCGGGCTTCTGGTCGCGATCCTCGCACTGCTGTTCTTCAACTACTTCCAGGTCAAGATCGGCAACCTCGATACCCAGCTTCGTGTCGGGCTCGGCCGCTTCGTCGAAGCGGCGGCGGCGTCGCTCGCCCTCGAGGACGCGGGAGGCATGCATGGCACTCGGTAA
- a CDS encoding tetratricopeptide repeat protein — translation MRAFQCASVLLVLALVAVPASRAAAASIAQMSADVDRAVSGSLGEDAERALFGSLADVSVQVADAYDQWVRGGSEESRRSALGLGNSILPLLERLRAYHQGRLDKAQADIIRDDGNPETLYTQKWWQLDRGFTLAAAGQLSWLHYRMAMLSPGEKEKRRQWLEKSAREFSEFIAASDEKMRLESLLGRGMAEGELGQTEAAVGDLEMVLQEAKGTSLYWPARMALAQVRAGGGAALAETQKLLAEAQSAGISAELLKQIRLLRLDALIQAIAAGGASESARSEAASLAAQLSSLGPTYAQRVSQMAIARLKDPRPVLGQTVSAEWIAAENLAAAEKFDEAAKAYERIARSTDAGARSHADEVHHRLGVCYFRLGRYADAERELRMYLSAAPRGALASEAAYLQFRAAEGVFRASPSAETRAAFLAVAENFVRSYPEHESHSEGLFRYAELLQDERRYADAADAYEKVDGAPAFRLRAAAAEVQCLADVITTTDNLDAARAKVLHDRAEAAWTRFDKLASAPGATASPDLKARTTVARAMAAGSGPGADPKLALSLLADFETKYPNVKDLTLPTTAIRVASATSLNLVDQAEPPLKLLASIPGTEANYFDIIEKLSRALLRRSADEAPTDPAASQRWAAMATTLLDKMRAAGRPIPEEVRLNLAQSYVEQNRLNDAAAMYAQLLAATPESRSLLRASALVADRRGKPDEASGYWAKLAQLQEVATPAWYEARLATAAALMAAGQKDKACASVSEVETFRPDLRDVETKKRFADLSAQACPTAAR, via the coding sequence GTGGGTGCGCGGCGGAAGCGAAGAGAGCCGGCGCTCGGCGCTCGGCCTCGGGAACTCGATCCTTCCGCTGCTCGAACGCTTGCGCGCGTATCATCAAGGGCGTCTCGACAAGGCTCAGGCCGACATCATCCGCGACGACGGCAATCCGGAGACGCTCTACACGCAGAAATGGTGGCAGCTCGATCGCGGCTTCACGCTCGCGGCCGCCGGGCAGCTGTCGTGGCTGCATTACCGCATGGCGATGCTGTCGCCGGGTGAAAAGGAAAAGCGCCGGCAGTGGCTCGAGAAATCGGCGCGCGAGTTCTCCGAGTTCATTGCCGCGTCCGACGAGAAGATGCGGCTCGAGAGCCTGCTCGGTCGCGGCATGGCCGAAGGCGAGCTCGGCCAGACCGAAGCGGCGGTCGGCGATCTCGAAATGGTCCTTCAGGAGGCCAAGGGCACGTCGCTCTACTGGCCTGCGCGCATGGCGCTCGCACAGGTGCGTGCCGGAGGCGGCGCGGCGCTGGCCGAAACGCAAAAGCTGCTTGCCGAAGCGCAGAGCGCGGGAATTTCGGCCGAGCTTCTCAAGCAGATCCGCCTGCTGCGCCTCGATGCGCTGATCCAGGCAATCGCCGCCGGCGGTGCAAGCGAATCGGCGCGCAGCGAGGCCGCGTCGCTTGCCGCGCAGCTCTCGTCGCTCGGACCGACGTACGCGCAGCGCGTGTCGCAGATGGCGATCGCGCGCCTCAAGGATCCGCGTCCGGTGCTTGGCCAGACCGTGTCGGCCGAGTGGATCGCCGCCGAGAACCTGGCGGCCGCCGAGAAATTCGACGAAGCGGCCAAGGCGTACGAGCGCATCGCACGCTCGACCGATGCCGGCGCGCGCAGCCACGCCGACGAAGTCCACCATCGCCTCGGCGTCTGCTACTTCCGGCTCGGCCGCTATGCGGATGCGGAGCGTGAGCTTCGCATGTATCTGTCGGCTGCGCCCCGCGGCGCGCTCGCATCGGAAGCCGCGTATCTCCAGTTCCGTGCAGCCGAAGGCGTCTTCCGCGCCTCGCCGTCGGCCGAGACGCGCGCGGCGTTTCTCGCCGTGGCCGAAAACTTCGTGCGCTCGTATCCGGAGCACGAATCGCATTCCGAAGGTTTGTTCCGCTACGCCGAGCTGCTGCAGGACGAACGCCGCTACGCCGACGCTGCCGACGCGTACGAGAAGGTCGACGGCGCGCCCGCCTTCCGCCTGCGTGCTGCCGCCGCCGAGGTCCAGTGCCTGGCCGACGTGATCACGACGACCGACAATCTCGATGCGGCCAGGGCCAAAGTGCTGCACGATCGCGCCGAGGCGGCGTGGACGCGCTTCGACAAGCTCGCTTCGGCGCCTGGTGCGACCGCGTCGCCGGATCTCAAGGCGCGCACGACGGTTGCCCGTGCGATGGCCGCCGGCAGCGGCCCCGGCGCCGATCCGAAGCTTGCGCTGTCGCTGCTCGCCGATTTCGAGACGAAGTATCCGAACGTCAAGGACCTGACGCTGCCGACCACGGCGATCCGCGTTGCGTCGGCGACGTCGCTCAACCTCGTCGACCAGGCCGAGCCGCCGCTCAAGCTGCTCGCGTCGATCCCCGGCACCGAAGCGAACTATTTCGACATCATCGAGAAGCTTTCGCGCGCGCTGCTGCGGCGCAGCGCCGACGAAGCCCCGACCGATCCGGCCGCGTCGCAGCGCTGGGCGGCGATGGCGACGACGCTTCTCGACAAGATGCGGGCGGCCGGCCGGCCGATTCCCGAGGAAGTGCGCCTCAACCTCGCGCAGTCGTACGTCGAGCAGAACCGGCTCAACGATGCGGCCGCGATGTATGCGCAGCTTCTTGCCGCTACGCCGGAATCGCGTTCGCTGCTGCGCGCGTCGGCTCTCGTAGCCGACCGGCGCGGCAAGCCGGACGAAGCGAGCGGTTACTGGGCCAAGCTCGCGCAGCTTCAGGAAGTCGCGACGCCGGCATGGTACGAGGCGCGGCTCGCGACAGCGGCAGCGCTGATGGCTGCCGGCCAGAAAGACAAGGCGTGCGCGAGCGTAAGCGAGGTCGAAACGTTTCGTCCCGATCTTCGCGACGTGGAGACGAAGAAGCGGTTCGCGGACCTTTCCGCGCAAGCCTGTCCGACAGCGGCCCGATAG